In the genome of Magnolia sinica isolate HGM2019 chromosome 2, MsV1, whole genome shotgun sequence, one region contains:
- the LOC131227948 gene encoding uncharacterized protein LOC131227948 — MSENKDPWEKWSAELNDKFLALEKKQQLTSVPAAVQAMMEETKPPFTSDIINKVMPQRFRIPPVIQYSGSGDPSEHVEAYRSWMQIQMATDAMMCQGFSITLTGSAWNYIARFNEEALLIEDYDDKMTLAAEFSGLKEGKFMFSIGKNPPKTLAELIVRAQKYANAEEFFNARKNIQVAEPNGKRKRPRNEESQPPNKGSDDRAPRDRRLSRKPEGRFRSYTPLNTSTEQILLDVQGEKLLNWPICMKANPEHRDKRKFCRFHRDHSHNKDDCVVLKDEIESLIRKEHLRRYTKRGRTAWNEEQRQE; from the exons ATGTCGGAAAATAAAGACCCTTGGGAAAAATGGTCTGCGGAGCTCAACGACAAGTTTCTAGCGCTGGAAAAGAAACAACAGCTAACGTCAGTTCCTGCCGCCGTtcaagcgatgatggaagagaccaaaCCTCCCTTCACGTCGGACATTATAAACAAGGTGATGCCCCAGAGGTTCCGGATTCCTCCTGTCATCCAATACTCTGGGTCCGGAGACCCATCTGAGCACGTGGAAGCTTATCGATCGTGGATGCAGATCCAGATGGCAACGGATGCAATGATGTGCCAAGGATTCTCAATCACACTTACGGGATCTGCCTGGA attacattgctcgcttcaatgaggaagcaCTGTTGATAGAAGATTACGACGACAAGATGACACTTGCAGCCGAGTTCAGTGGCCTGAAAGAAGGAAAATTCATGTTCTCCATTGGAAAGAACCCACCAAAGACGTTGGCAGAACTCATTGTCAGAGCTCAAAAATACGCTAACGCCGAGGAATTCTTCAACGCTCGCAAAAATATCCAAGTGGCAGAGCCAAATGGTAAAAGGAAGAGGCCTAGGAACGAGGAATCCCAGCCGCCCAACAAAGGGTCCGATGATCGCGCTCCCCGCGATCGTCGTCTGAGTAGGAAGCCAGAAGGGAGATTCCGTTCCTACACCCCCCTCAACACATCCACTGAACAAATTCTTTTGGATGTTCAAGGAGAGAAACTTCTAAATTGGCCTATTTGTATGAAGGCCAACCCGGAACACCGGGATAAACGCAAGTTCTGCCGCTTTCATCGAGACCATAGTCACAATAAGGATGATTGCGTGGTTCTCAAGGACGAGATCGAGTCTCTTATCCGAAAGGAACATCTGCGTCGATACACCAAGAGAGGAAGGACCGCTTGGAATGAAGAGCAAAGACAAGAATGA
- the LOC131227958 gene encoding uncharacterized protein LOC131227958, which yields MRTSLPAIETLSGHGPLLSKPEEGEPLFLYLAVLASAVSSALIREVGDKQHPVYYVSKAMVPSETRYPPLEKLALSLIISTRRLCPYFQTHSVIVLTDSPLKQVLQRPEVSGRLTKWAIELGKFDVQFHPRITIKGQAVANFIAELTIPSAEEIKAGVETTPPVPLSDQKSMSEPGWYAIRLGFKASNNEAEYEALLAGLRLTVSLGVQSLQVRCDSQQVVNHISTKYEAKETRMIAYLDEARKLIERFWSCTIHQIPRAKNSWADALARLTSATEGKIPRIIPVEFIERPSIDQAEKREVNLVHATLSWMDPIFNYITSDEISSDKLEAKHLRVRAARYIILDGILYRKSHSQPYLRCLQPDKADYVIQEIHEGICGNYSGSRALALKILRQGCAEITRKGNDFHERSVAVRSGLGITNAYSSPRHPQSNGQVKAVNKVIKHHLKTRLEKAKGNWAEELPFVLWAYRTTAQSSTRETPFSLSYGSEAIVPVEIDLPTAWVRNYQGNQNSEQIAANLDLLEEIRDISALRVAARHQQVARFYNSKVKVRRFRPGDLVLRRVS from the exons ATGCGAACAAGCCTTCCAGCAATTGAAACTCTATCTGGGCATGGCCCCCTACTGTCCAAGCCTGAGGAAGGCGAGCCTCTATTCCTGTATCTGGCAGTCTTAGCCTCGGCCGTTAGCTCGGCCCTGATTAGAGAGGTCGGAGACAAGCAACATCCCGTATATTACGTGAGCAAGGCTATGGTGCCTTCAGAGACGAGATATCCGCCCCTGGAGAAACTAGCGCTCAGCCTCATCATTTCAACTCGGAGGTTATGTCCGTACTTCCAAACCCATTCGGTCATTGTGTTGACTGATTCCCCTCTCAAACAAGTCCTCCAAAGACCTGAAGTCTCGGGTCGActaaccaagtgggccatcgaactTGGCAAATTTGACGTCCAATTTCATCCACGGATAACGATCAAGGGCCAAGCTGTGGCCAACTTCATTGCCGAACTTACCATACCAAGTGCAGAAGAAATTAAAGCTGGAGTCGAAACGACTCCACCTGTTCCTCTAAGTGATCAGAAGTCAATGTCGGAACCAGGATGG TACGCGATCAGACTTGGCTTCAAGGCCTCGAACAATGAGGCGGAGTACGAGGCTTTACTTGCTGGACTCAGATTAACAGTGAGTTTGGGTGTCCAGTCTCTTCAGGTTCGATGTGACTCTCAGCAGGTAGTAAACCACATCTCCACTAAGTACGAAGCTAAGGAGACGAGGATGATCGCCTATCTGGATGAAGCAAGGAAATTAATTGAAAGATTTTGGAGTTGCACTATCCATCAGATCCCCAGAGCGAAAAATTCGTGGGCCGACGCCCTAGCAAGGCTCACCTCAGCTACAGAAGGGAAAATCCCACGAATCATCCCCGTTGAATTCATAGAACGTCCGAGCATCGACCAGGCAGAAAAGAGGGAAGTCAATTTGGTACACGCTACTCTaagctggatggacccgatctTTAACTACATCACATCTGATGAGATCTCCTCGGATAAACTAGAGGCCAAGCACTTGAGAGTCCGAGCTGCACGGTACATTATCCTCGACGGTATCCTATACAGGAAAAGTCACTCTCAACCCTACCTCAGGTGCCTCCAACCCGACAAGGCAGACTATGTTATTCAGGAGATCcacgaaggaatctgcggaaactaTTCCGGCAGCAGAGCTTTAGCCCTGAAGATACTTCGACAAGG TTGTGCCGAGATAACCCGCAAAGGAAATGACTTCCATGAGCGGTCCGTGGCCGTTCGCTCA GGGCTCGGCATCACAAATGCATATTCTTCTCCTCGACACCCACAGTCCAATGGACAGGTGAAAGCGGTCAATAAGGTTATCAAACACCATCTCAAAACAAGATTGGAAAAAGCGAAAGGTAATTGGGCTGAGGAGCTTCCATTCGTCCTTTGGGCCTATAGAACGACAGCCCAGTCATCTACCAGGGAAACACCATTTTCGCTCTCCTACGGCTCGGAAGCAATTGTGCCAGTAGAAATCGACCTTCCCACTGCTTGGGTGAGAAACTATCAAGGGAACCAAAACTCCGAGCAGATCGCAGCTAACTTAGATCTGCTTGAAGAAATCAGAGACATCTCGGCACTCCGAGTGGCTGCTCGACATCAGCAGGTGGCACGATTCTATAATTCCAAAGTCAAGGTCAGGCGGTTCCGCCCAGGAGACTTGGTCCTTCGCCGGGTCTCCTAG
- the LOC131227969 gene encoding UDP-glycosyltransferase 91C1-like: MEKQGNLHIVMVPWLGFGHMIPYLELSKCLAQMGHRVSFLSTPRNIDRLPSVPLDLRSQINLVKLTPPPVDGLPEDAQSTVDVPPDHLHYLLKLLDELEDPLSAFLDGDPSPDWIIYDLFVYWAPRVAARYGIPTVVFGSVSAMTFSMMGPPSVPMVPQPKKPEKSTGPPPWVPFPTIVVQRYYEAVQNAKTARTCASGSDLTVGHRVRTTLQGCHAVAIRSCPEFEPEWIRLLRELYDKPVFPIGLLSPSISEINGTQHDTWVDQDQEWLDTQKQGSTVYVAFGSEFQLSKEQMTELAFGLEISEFPFFWAYRGDPRLLPLGFEERTKGRGFVRLGWAPQVRLLAHVSIGCFLTHGGWSSTIEGLALGKPLIMLSMFGDQGLNSRAMEERRVGVVVERNEQDGSFTREAVTKCLKLVMGEDEGGPIRSNAREMMKIVADKERHDQYIKEFADYLIQHRRRDVVPAHVR; this comes from the coding sequence ATGGAAAAACAAGGAAACCTTCACATTGTGATGGTGCCGTGGCTAGGTTTTGGCCACATGATCCCCTATTTAGAGCTGTCCAAGTGCTtagctcaaatgggccaccgtGTATCCTTCCTTTCCACCCCCAGGAACATCGATAGGCTGCCAAGTGTCCCTCTTGATCTACGCTCCCAGATAAATCTCGTGAAGCTTACCCCACCTCCCGTCGATGGCCTGCCTGAGGATGCTCAATCCACCGTTGATGTCCCTCCTGATCACTTGCACTACCTACTTAAGCTGTTGGATGAGCTGGAAGACCCCTTATCAGCTTTCCTCGATGGCGATCCATCACCGGATTGGATTATCTACGATCTGTTCGTTTACTGGGCCCCACGCGTCGCAGCTAGGTATGGAATACCCACCGTTGTCTTTGGATCGGTGAGCGCGATGACCTTCTCAATGATGGGCCCCCCATCGGTACCGATGGTTCCGCAACCGAAGAAGCCCGAGAAATCAACCGGCCCACCTCCGTGGGTCCCATTCCCCACGATTGTGGTTCAACGATACTACGAGGCCGTACAAAACGCGAAGACTGCAAGGACCTGTGCATCGGGTTCGGATCTGACCGTTGGACACAGGGTAAGGACTACACTCCAAGGATGCCATGCCGTGGCCATACGGAGCTGCCCCGAATTCGAACCTGAATGGATCCGACTCCTTCGAGAGCTGTACGACAAACCCGTTTTCCCAATAGGCTTGCTTTCGCCGTCTATCTCCGAAATCAACGGTACGCAGCATGACACGTGGGTGGACCAGGACCAGGAGTGGCTGGACACACAAAAACAGGGGTCTACAGTTTACGTTGCATTTGGGAGCGAGTTTCAACTCAGTAAAGAACAAATGACTGAGTTAGCATTCGGGTTAGAGATATCCGAGTTTCCCTTCTTTTGGGCATATAGGGGGGACCCACGCCTACTTCCACTTGGGTTCGAGGAGCGGACCAAGGGCCGTGGATTCGTCCgcttggggtgggccccacaagttagGCTCTTGGCACACGTGTCAATTGGGTGTTTCTTGACACATGGGGGGTGGAGTTCGACCATTGAGGGTCTTGCGTTAGGGAAGCCGCTCATCATGCTATCCATGTTCGGTGATCAAGGCCTGAATTCCCGCGCGATGGAAGAGAGGAgagttggagttgtggtggagaGGAACGAGCAGGACGGATCTTTCACGCGAGAGGCAGTCACGAAGTGTTTGAAGCTGGTGATGGGAGAGGATGAGGGTGGGCCCATCAGATCCAACGCTAGGGAGATGATGAAGATCGTTGCTGATAAGGAACGCCACGATCAATACATCAAGGAATTTGCAGATTACCTCATACAGCATAGACGCAGAGACGTTGTACCAGCTCATGTACGCTAG
- the LOC131227978 gene encoding UDP-glycosyltransferase 91C1-like, which translates to MEKQGNLHIVMVPWLGFGHMIPYLELSKCLAQMGHRVSFLSTPRNIDRLPSVPLDLRSQINLVKLTPPPVDGLPEDAQSTVDVPPDHLHYLLKLLDELEDPLSAFLDGDPSPDWIIYDLFVYWAPRVAARYGIPTVVFGSLSAMTFSMMGPPSVPMVPQPKKPEKSTGPPPWVPFPTIVVQRYYESVQNAKTVSTCASGSDLTVGRRVRTTLQGCHAVAIRSCPEFEPEWIRLLRELHDKPVFPIGLLSPSISEINGTQHDTWVDQDQEWLDTQKRGSTVYVAFGSEFQLSKEQVTELAFGLEISEFPFFWAYRGDPRLLPIGFEERTKGRGFVRLGWAPQARLLAHVSIGCFLTHGGWSSTIEGLALGKPLIMLSMFGDQGLNSRAMEERRVGVVVERNEEDGSFTREAVTKCLKLVMGEDEGGPIRSNAREMMKIVADKERHDQYIKEFADYLIQHRRRDVVPAHVR; encoded by the coding sequence ATGGAAAAACAAGGAAACCTTCACATTGTGATGGTGCCGTGGCTAGGTTTTGGCCACATGATCCCCTATTTAGAGCTGTCCAAGTGCTtagctcaaatgggccaccgtGTATCCTTCCTTTCCACCCCCAGGAACATCGATAGGCTGCCAAGTGTCCCTCTTGATCTACGCTCCCAGATAAATCTCGTGAAGCTTACCCCACCTCCCGTCGATGGCCTGCCTGAGGATGCTCAATCCACCGTTGATGTCCCTCCTGATCACTTGCACTACCTACTTAAGCTGTTGGATGAGCTGGAAGACCCCTTATCAGCTTTCCTCGATGGCGATCCATCACCGGATTGGATTATCTACGATCTGTTCGTTTACTGGGCCCCACGCGTCGCAGCTAGGTATGGAATACCCACCGTTGTCTTTGGATCGCTGAGCGCGATGACCTTCTCAATGATGGGCCCCCCATCGGTACCGATGGTTCCGCAACCGAAGAAGCCCGAGAAATCAACCGGCCCACCTCCGTGGGTCCCATTCCCCACGATTGTGGTTCAACGATACTACGAGTCCGTACAAAACGCGAAGACTGTAAGTACCTGTGCATCCGGTTCGGATCTGACCGTTGGACGCAGGGTAAGGACTACACTCCAAGGATGCCATGCCGTGGCCATACGGAGCTGCCCCGAATTCGAACCTGAATGGATCCGACTCCTTCGAGAGCTTCACGACAAACCCGTTTTCCCAATAGGCTTGCTTTCGCCATCTATATCCGAAATCAACGGTACGCAGCATGACACGTGGGTGGATCAGGACCAGGAGTGGCTGGACACACAAAAACGGGGGTCTACAGTTTATGTTGCATTTGGGAGCGAGTTTCAACTCAGTAAAGAACAAGTGACTGAGTTAGCATTCGGGTTAGAGATATCCGAGTTTCCTTTCTTTTGGGCATATAGGGGGGACCCACGCCTACTTCCAATTGGGTTCGAGGAGCGGACCAAGGGCCGTGGATTCGTCCGCttgggatgggccccacaagctagGCTCTTGGCACACGTGTCAATTGGGTGTTTCTTGACACATGGGGGGTGGAGTTCGACCATTGAGGGTCTTGCGTTAGGGAAGCCGCTCATCATGCTATCCATGTTCGGTGATCAAGGCCTGAATTCCCGCGCGATGGAAGAGAGGAgagttggagttgtggtggagaGGAACGAGGAGGACGGATCTTTCACGCGAGAGGCAGTCACCAAGTGTTTGAAGCTGGTGATGGGAGAGGATGAGGGTGGGCCCATCAGATCCAACGCTAGGGAGATGATGAAGATCGTTGCTGATAAGGAACGCCACGATCAATACATCAAGGAATTTGCAGATTACCTCATACAGCATAGACGCAGAGACGTTGTACCAGCTCATGTACGCTAG